A stretch of the Planktothricoides raciborskii GIHE-MW2 genome encodes the following:
- a CDS encoding NYN domain-containing protein, whose product MSQKLTVSLYVDNQNVKVNLELANLLLVFAKIQGIVKQAKIYDFWPNGKNAVLESLANLGFQGISVTSPIKDCADYQLVFDCLTDFDANGWPDLVILVSGDGDFCPFVNHLKKIGIKTIIFARKGNVKKQLIDLADEFHFIDQLPELVVIQDAPENEVISELVAPKIDNLLNKLPEINPQVYSLQEPDLSAEYITYDQAIDSLIKAIKSASFQGQPTTFSVLNILMRNNPDYYPIYKGVASIRKPDGSKFSKFTNFMEAAVSDGKVRVQKNGNIQEVFLIDPAPSEISSEVADNSEHQTPADSINTQENTQGNTPGTSADYSADYIPYDEAVNCLLEAINTCLLEDHITNLSYISTLMRYNHRFPNYHGVSSIRKPDGSSFTKFGEFIDAVAQDGKVRRKKTSKMATVVLVEEKDGEKTETTSSYKKSKKSKNKKKKASHNISYHDAVKCLISAIKTASKQGKEADPGSLDRLMRENKRFPNYQGVKSIFKPNSCQKFSKFIKFLDFVEKDGKIYTTRTRKKITSIKAIDPQAVFNFADFCE is encoded by the coding sequence ATGTCACAAAAACTCACCGTCAGTCTTTATGTTGACAACCAAAACGTCAAAGTAAATTTAGAACTCGCTAATCTATTGCTAGTATTTGCCAAAATCCAGGGCATTGTCAAGCAGGCCAAAATTTACGACTTTTGGCCGAACGGCAAAAATGCAGTCTTAGAGAGTTTAGCAAATCTAGGATTTCAGGGTATTTCGGTTACTTCACCGATTAAAGACTGTGCGGATTATCAATTAGTCTTTGACTGTTTGACTGATTTCGACGCAAATGGCTGGCCAGACCTGGTAATTTTAGTCTCAGGAGATGGTGACTTTTGTCCCTTTGTGAATCACCTGAAAAAAATCGGCATCAAAACGATCATTTTTGCCAGAAAAGGCAATGTCAAAAAACAACTGATTGACTTAGCGGATGAATTCCACTTTATCGATCAACTGCCTGAGTTAGTGGTGATTCAGGATGCCCCAGAAAATGAGGTTATCTCGGAACTTGTGGCACCAAAAATAGATAATTTATTGAATAAATTACCAGAGATTAACCCGCAAGTATATTCGTTACAGGAGCCGGATTTATCCGCTGAGTATATTACTTACGATCAAGCCATTGACTCTCTAATTAAAGCCATTAAGAGCGCATCGTTCCAAGGTCAACCTACTACTTTCAGTGTCCTGAACATTTTGATGCGTAATAATCCCGATTACTACCCCATCTATAAAGGTGTAGCTTCTATCCGCAAACCTGATGGCAGCAAATTTAGCAAATTTACTAATTTTATGGAGGCTGCGGTAAGTGATGGTAAAGTCAGAGTTCAAAAAAATGGCAATATTCAGGAAGTTTTTTTAATCGACCCAGCCCCCTCAGAAATATCCTCAGAAGTGGCTGATAATTCTGAGCATCAGACACCGGCTGATTCTATTAATACTCAAGAGAATACTCAGGGGAATACTCCAGGAACATCGGCTGATTATTCGGCTGATTATATTCCTTATGATGAAGCGGTGAATTGTCTGCTGGAAGCGATTAATACTTGCTTACTTGAAGATCACATTACCAATTTAAGCTATATTTCTACATTAATGCGGTACAACCATCGTTTTCCCAATTATCACGGGGTGAGTTCTATCCGCAAACCTGATGGTAGCAGCTTTACCAAATTTGGTGAGTTTATTGATGCGGTTGCACAAGATGGGAAAGTTCGCCGCAAAAAAACTAGCAAAATGGCAACAGTGGTTTTAGTCGAAGAAAAAGATGGCGAAAAAACTGAGACTACTTCAAGTTATAAAAAGTCTAAAAAGTCTAAAAATAAGAAAAAGAAAGCCTCTCACAACATTAGTTACCATGATGCGGTTAAGTGCCTGATTTCAGCAATTAAAACCGCATCTAAACAAGGTAAAGAAGCCGATCCAGGATCCTTGGATCGACTGATGCGAGAAAACAAGCGGTTTCCCAACTATCAAGGAGTTAAGTCTATTTTTAAACCCAATTCTTGCCAGAAATTTTCTAAATTTATTAAGTTTCTTGACTTTGTAGAGAAAGATGGAAAAATTTACACTACTAGAACCAGAAAAAAGATTACATCTATTAAGGCGATCGATCCACAAGCGGTTTTTAATTTTGCCGACTTTTGTGAATAG
- the rnc gene encoding ribonuclease III: MMMSNRDRISKGLELLNEGLYPYFEQQMEQKYGDKWEDQANKHLQNHTTMKKTKVKDKLREDTGELLKAMSNEWKKVFKDNENLDNGEKGIVEELLQFRHNYSHKNNYAFSAEDTYRAIDSIVRLLKAVNAEEKIIQELEKHKKELFQIIGQEENRQKNPQTTANLERIRVKLAELLGKLPFQDVSLLQDALTHRSYLYENPKEAKTDNELLEFLGDAVLNFLSGEYLYEKYKEEKDEGDLTRLRSALVEDKQLAKFAEQLELGKWMRLGKGAIADGAKDNLSVLSNTFEAIIGAYFLDSQMNAVRDFVRSLFDSVIEEIIAVSPQIDDYQTDTPQIAIDPKNQLQQWVQKNQGAILPQYRVIKEEGLPHDKTFTVQVSINGKVYAQGTGSTKKEAEKQAAGNALKKLGLL, from the coding sequence ATGATGATGAGTAATAGAGATCGAATTAGTAAAGGTTTAGAGTTGCTAAATGAGGGATTATATCCTTATTTTGAACAGCAAATGGAACAAAAATATGGTGATAAATGGGAGGATCAGGCAAACAAACACTTGCAAAACCATACAACGATGAAAAAAACTAAGGTTAAAGATAAACTTCGTGAGGATACTGGTGAGCTATTGAAGGCTATGTCGAACGAATGGAAAAAGGTATTCAAAGATAATGAAAATCTGGATAATGGGGAAAAGGGAATTGTAGAAGAATTACTTCAATTTCGCCATAATTATTCGCACAAAAATAACTATGCCTTTTCCGCAGAGGATACTTATCGCGCTATTGACAGTATAGTGCGACTACTTAAAGCAGTCAATGCAGAAGAAAAGATTATTCAAGAATTAGAAAAGCACAAGAAAGAACTGTTTCAGATTATTGGGCAAGAGGAAAATCGCCAGAAAAATCCCCAAACTACAGCTAATTTAGAGCGAATTCGAGTTAAATTAGCTGAATTACTCGGAAAACTCCCGTTTCAGGATGTGTCTTTGCTGCAAGATGCTTTAACTCATCGTTCCTATCTTTATGAAAATCCTAAAGAAGCGAAGACTGATAATGAGTTGTTGGAGTTTCTCGGTGATGCGGTACTGAATTTTCTTAGTGGCGAATATCTTTATGAGAAGTATAAGGAAGAAAAAGATGAAGGTGATTTGACTCGGTTGCGGTCTGCTTTGGTAGAAGATAAGCAGTTGGCAAAATTTGCCGAGCAATTAGAACTCGGTAAATGGATGCGGTTAGGAAAAGGCGCGATCGCTGATGGGGCAAAAGATAATTTATCCGTATTGAGTAATACCTTTGAAGCGATAATTGGCGCTTATTTTCTGGATTCACAAATGAATGCCGTCCGAGATTTTGTGCGATCGCTGTTTGATTCGGTCATAGAGGAAATTATTGCTGTTTCGCCTCAAATCGATGACTATCAAACCGATACACCGCAAATTGCGATCGATCCGAAAAATCAATTGCAACAATGGGTACAGAAAAACCAAGGCGCAATCTTACCTCAATATCGCGTCATTAAAGAAGAAGGCCTCCCGCACGACAAAACATTTACAGTGCAGGTTTCCATCAATGGTAAAGTTTACGCCCAAGGGACAGGTTCTACCAAAAAAGAGGCGGAAAAACAAGCGGCTGGAAATGCACTAAAAAAATTAGGGCTGTTATGA